The genomic DNA TCAGCGCCATCGGCACGGCCAATTTCGACAACCGATCCTTTCGCCTGAACTTCGAAATCACCCTGGAGGTGCGCGACGACGCCTTCGCCCGCGAGGTCGAGGCCATGTTTCTGGAAGATTTTGCCGGCTCGCGCCTCTCCTCGGCGGCGGAACTGGAGGAACGCAGCTTCCCCTATCGCCTTTTGGTGCGGGTGGCGCGCCTGCTCGCCCCGGTGCAATGACCGCCAATCACCCCTGCCGTCACCCGGCGACGGGCAACCCAAGGATTGACGACACCGATGAAAACCACCACTGCCCAAACACCCGTCGAAGCCATGACCCTGATCCGCCAGGCGGTGCGCGACGCCTGGCGCAAGGCATGCGCCCATTACGGCCTCGGCGCGCTGCCCGAACCGGCCCTTGATTTCTCCCTGCGCGGCAAAATGGCCGGGCAGGCGGGCTGGCGGATCACCGCCCTCGGCCGAAAAAAACAGGCGGTCGATTTTCGTCTGCGTTTCAACCTCGAAGCCTATGCCCTGCATCCCGCCGACATGCTCGGCGACACCGTGCCCCACGAGATCGCCCACCTCATCGTGGCGGCGCACTTTGGGCCGGGACGCAGACCCCACGGCCCCGAATGGCAGCAGGTCATGCGCGACTGCTTCGGCCTGGCGCCGCGCCGCACCCATCAGTTGGCCCTGACCCCGGCGCGCACCGTCGAACGCTGCTTCATCTATGCCTGCAAGTGCCGCGAACATGAGTTCACCAGCATCCGCCACCAGCGGGTTCGCCGCGGCCGCAGCCTCTACACCTGCAAGGCCTGCGGCGAGGTGCTGCGTTTCCAGGAAGAGTTGCCCGATCTCATTTGACTTGCCCCCCGACGGTGATAGACCTGTATCCAGGGGCCGACGGAAGAACAAGCCCGCCGCTGGACGGGAATCCGAATCGTCGGGAACAGGGAGGAGCAGATGAACGCAGCGAAGTGGTTGGTGCCGATGGGGATCGGCGTCATGCTCCTGGCCGGCCAGGTTGCCTTGGCCGCCGGGCAGCAACGCATGCAGCAGCAGCTGCAGATCCAGGACCGGGAGCAGGTGCAGGAGCAGATCTACGGCAGCCAGATGATGAGCGACGAGGAGCGCGCCGCATACCAGGCGCGCATGAAGGCGGCGCAAAGCGAGGAAGAGCGCGAGCGCATCCGCGCGGAACATCACGAGCAGATGAAGATCCGCGCCAAGGAACAAGGCATCAGCCTGCCCGATGAGCCGCCGCAAAAAGGCATGGGCATGGGCATGGGCAAGGGCATGGGACCCGGTGGCGGCATGGGCGGCCAGGGTCCGGGCAAAGGACGCTATTGAGGCAGGATCCGTCCAGGGCCTCGCCTGCCGCCGACCCCAAACACAAGGGGCGGGTTGCCTGACAACCCGCCCCTTTGCCTATCATGCCTGGGCCAGCAGGTATTTGCCCACCCAGTTCTTCGAGAACTGAAAAGCGGTGCGGCCGCAGCGCTTGCTCTTGTCGTGGCTCCACTTGATGGCCGCCATTTCCACATCGGTGCTCCAGGGCACCTCCTGCTTGAGCTTTTCGCTCCAGCGCTCCAGGCAAAACCTGACGGCTTCGAGGTAGCGATCCTGGGAAAACACGTGAAACGGGATCCAGAGGCCGAAGCGGTCGGAAAGAGAGCTTTTCTCCTCCTGGATTTCGCTCTGCTGCAGCTCGCCCTTGACGTACTTGCCGCCGAGGTGATCGCCGTCGTACTCGGGCAGCAGGTAGCGGCGGTTGGAAGTGACGTAGATCAGCACATTTTCCGGCGCCGAGTACACTGAGCCGTCCAGGGCGCTCTTGAGCATCTTGTAAGAGAGCTCGCCGGTCTCGAAGGTGAGATCGTCGCAGAGCATGATGTAGCGGTAGGGCTGAT from Geoalkalibacter sp. includes the following:
- a CDS encoding ATP-binding protein, with product MINLKPEVVAQLERVLGSVEMLLPKAVKPIDWKTCYAANWRRHSFSGYLEPVKVTDTTRLDQLIGVEEQKKIMVNNTRQFIKGLPANNALLWGSRGTGKSSIVKALLNEFAEQGLRVIQVEKEDLIYISEIFAAIEDQPYRYIMLCDDLTFETGELSYKMLKSALDGSVYSAPENVLIYVTSNRRYLLPEYDGDHLGGKYVKGELQQSEIQEEKSSLSDRFGLWIPFHVFSQDRYLEAVRFCLERWSEKLKQEVPWSTDVEMAAIKWSHDKSKRCGRTAFQFSKNWVGKYLLAQA
- a CDS encoding SprT family zinc-dependent metalloprotease, with amino-acid sequence MKTTTAQTPVEAMTLIRQAVRDAWRKACAHYGLGALPEPALDFSLRGKMAGQAGWRITALGRKKQAVDFRLRFNLEAYALHPADMLGDTVPHEIAHLIVAAHFGPGRRPHGPEWQQVMRDCFGLAPRRTHQLALTPARTVERCFIYACKCREHEFTSIRHQRVRRGRSLYTCKACGEVLRFQEELPDLI